In Agrobacterium tumefaciens, a single genomic region encodes these proteins:
- a CDS encoding sn-glycerol-3-phosphate import ATP-binding protein UgpC, producing the protein MAAIEISQVCKDYHGGVRAVHHVDIDIRDGEFIVLVGPSGCGKSTLLRMVAGLEDISEGTVKIGDRVVNQTDPADRDIAMVFQNYALYPHMSVRENLEYGLKNRKTAKTEIDARVAEAARMLQLEPYLDRKPRALSGGQRQRVAMGRAIVRKPAAFLFDEPLSNLDAKLRVSMRGEIKRLQKRLGTTSIYVTHDQLEAMTLADRLVVLNGGRIEQIGAPLDVYHTPASTFVASFIGSPAMNLLNAELHGDSLAIGPSLFALNGFAPASGPVTVGMRAEDFRLAAAGEQGFALRVDYTEELGSQRLIHGVIGDQNLTIAFPPDVDVPAALSVTIAPEKLHFFSSETGKRIAGKAEQLGVQSAQLATA; encoded by the coding sequence ATGGCCGCGATAGAAATCAGTCAGGTCTGCAAGGATTACCATGGCGGCGTGCGCGCCGTGCATCACGTCGATATCGACATCCGGGACGGCGAGTTCATCGTTCTCGTCGGCCCCTCCGGCTGCGGCAAGTCCACGCTTCTGCGCATGGTCGCCGGCCTTGAGGATATCTCCGAGGGTACGGTGAAGATCGGCGATCGGGTCGTCAACCAGACCGATCCGGCCGATCGCGATATCGCCATGGTATTCCAGAACTACGCGCTTTATCCGCATATGTCAGTGCGCGAGAACCTGGAATACGGGTTGAAGAACCGCAAGACAGCGAAGACGGAAATCGATGCGCGTGTGGCCGAAGCAGCGCGCATGCTGCAGCTCGAACCCTATCTGGACCGCAAGCCGCGCGCTCTTTCCGGCGGTCAGCGGCAGCGTGTCGCCATGGGGCGCGCCATCGTGCGCAAGCCTGCCGCCTTCCTGTTCGATGAGCCCCTGTCCAACCTCGATGCCAAGCTGCGTGTTTCCATGCGCGGTGAAATCAAGCGTCTGCAGAAGCGCCTTGGCACGACTTCCATCTATGTCACTCACGACCAGCTGGAGGCCATGACGCTGGCCGATCGTCTGGTCGTGCTGAATGGCGGTCGCATCGAACAGATCGGCGCGCCGCTCGATGTCTATCACACTCCTGCCTCCACCTTCGTCGCAAGCTTCATCGGCTCCCCCGCCATGAACCTGCTGAATGCCGAATTGCATGGTGATAGCCTCGCCATCGGCCCGTCGCTATTTGCGCTCAATGGTTTCGCGCCCGCCTCCGGGCCGGTGACGGTGGGCATGCGGGCGGAGGATTTCCGTCTCGCTGCGGCAGGTGAGCAGGGTTTTGCACTCCGGGTTGATTATACCGAGGAGCTGGGTTCCCAACGCCTCATCCACGGCGTGATCGGCGACCAGAACCTGACAATTGCTTTCCCGCCGGATGTCGATGTTCCCGCCGCGCTTTCGGTGACGATCGCGCCTGAAAAGCTGCATTTCTTCTCCAGCGAAACCGGCAAGCGCATTGCCGGCAAGGCGGAGCAGCTCGGTGTGCAGTCCGCTCAGCTGGCGACGGCCTGA
- a CDS encoding cupin domain-containing protein, translating into MSFKMMFAAAATMAIRTVPILPAYLRRRKDETVVSASCTDLRLQPAPINPEWIISGAPLARAADHSRSGDRASSTAMWDCTAGEFRWFFGWDETVYILEGEVHVTAEDGSVSILRVGDVAYFPAGTWATWRVDDYVRKVAFMRRPFPTALAFAYRVKNKLFAGRSYKLAA; encoded by the coding sequence ATGTCGTTCAAAATGATGTTCGCTGCGGCCGCAACCATGGCAATCCGCACGGTGCCGATATTGCCGGCCTATCTGCGCAGACGAAAAGACGAAACGGTCGTCAGCGCCTCCTGCACCGATCTGCGGCTTCAGCCGGCCCCCATCAATCCCGAATGGATCATCTCCGGCGCCCCTCTGGCCCGCGCGGCGGACCATTCCCGAAGTGGCGACCGTGCCTCCAGCACCGCCATGTGGGATTGCACGGCAGGCGAATTCCGCTGGTTCTTCGGCTGGGATGAAACCGTCTATATTCTGGAAGGCGAGGTGCATGTGACCGCCGAAGACGGTTCGGTCAGCATCCTCCGGGTCGGGGACGTCGCCTATTTCCCGGCTGGAACATGGGCCACCTGGCGGGTGGACGATTATGTTCGCAAGGTCGCCTTCATGCGCCGTCCTTTCCCCACTGCACTGGCTTTCGCCTATCGCGTCAAGAACAAGCTGTTTGCCGGCCGCTCCTACAAGCTCGCGGCCTGA
- a CDS encoding ABC transporter permease subunit, which yields MAYTSSQPRRFLSGWSAKAGKPARPAEAGMKRVQFSSSYVPYLFLAPQLAVIFIFFYWPSVQAVQSSFYIEDPFGFGASFVGFANYSDAIFNPEYLSIAKFTVVFTVLVTFFSLALGLLLAVKADAVIRGSSTYKTLLISVYAIAPPVAGLIGMMLFDQHIGPFVKLAAVFGWDMKVGLNYFDTAFAMIVVAVWKQIPYNFIFFLSGLQGVSVSVREAAAIDCRSGFRRFWTVIMPLLAPTAFFLLIINITYALFDTFGVIDVMVKDKAADNPITLVYKVFLDGFRGNDIGGSSAQSVILMLVVFVLTIIQFRFIEKRIHYN from the coding sequence GTGGCCTATACATCGTCTCAACCGCGCCGGTTTTTGTCCGGCTGGTCCGCAAAGGCTGGAAAACCCGCCAGGCCCGCTGAAGCCGGCATGAAGCGCGTGCAGTTCTCCTCGTCCTACGTGCCCTATCTGTTTCTGGCGCCGCAGCTCGCGGTGATCTTCATCTTCTTTTACTGGCCATCCGTTCAGGCCGTGCAATCATCATTTTATATCGAAGATCCCTTCGGCTTCGGCGCATCCTTTGTGGGTTTTGCCAATTATTCGGACGCGATATTCAACCCGGAATATCTCAGCATCGCCAAATTTACGGTGGTCTTCACCGTGCTGGTGACCTTCTTTTCGCTGGCGCTCGGCCTGTTGCTTGCCGTCAAGGCCGATGCGGTCATTCGCGGCAGTTCGACATACAAGACATTGCTGATTTCCGTCTATGCCATTGCACCGCCGGTCGCGGGTCTTATCGGCATGATGCTTTTCGACCAGCATATCGGGCCGTTCGTCAAATTGGCCGCGGTCTTCGGCTGGGACATGAAGGTCGGTCTCAACTACTTCGATACCGCCTTTGCCATGATCGTCGTCGCTGTCTGGAAGCAGATCCCATATAATTTCATCTTTTTTCTGTCCGGCCTTCAGGGCGTGTCGGTTTCCGTGCGCGAAGCCGCGGCCATCGATTGCCGCTCTGGTTTCCGACGGTTCTGGACCGTCATTATGCCGCTTCTTGCGCCCACGGCTTTCTTCCTGCTCATCATCAACATCACCTACGCGCTGTTCGATACCTTCGGCGTCATCGACGTGATGGTGAAGGATAAGGCGGCGGATAATCCTATCACGCTGGTCTACAAGGTGTTTCTCGATGGTTTCCGCGGCAATGACATCGGTGGTTCCTCGGCCCAGTCCGTCATCCTGATGCTGGTCGTCTTCGTGCTCACGATCATCCAGTTCCGCTTCATCGAAAAGCGTATCCATTACAATTGA
- the ugpE gene encoding sn-glycerol-3-phosphate ABC transporter permease UgpE translates to MYKTKPLDHLVLIIGALFLILPVVVAFMTSTHTAAEIHRSGLTIVPGNNFVETYEKVLTQKGGFTGQVTGLNMVLNSLILGIGFAVGKIVLSMTAAYAIVYFRFRFATLAFWIIFTTLLLPLEVRIMPSYEVMSKLGLLNSYTGLIVPLLASATGTFYFRQFFKSVPEELLEAARIDGAGPVKFFIDILIPLSRTMMAAIFIIMFVYGWNQYLWPMLMTTDEKFFTLMRGIKSILQVWVGSQIPDYNEAFALAVLAMLPPVLIVVIFQRWFIKGLTESDK, encoded by the coding sequence ATGTACAAGACAAAACCCCTCGACCATCTGGTGCTGATCATTGGCGCGCTGTTCCTGATACTGCCCGTTGTCGTGGCATTCATGACATCCACCCATACGGCGGCGGAAATCCACCGCAGTGGTCTGACGATCGTGCCGGGTAATAACTTCGTGGAGACCTACGAGAAGGTCCTGACGCAGAAGGGCGGCTTCACCGGGCAGGTCACCGGTCTCAATATGGTGCTCAATTCGTTGATCCTCGGCATCGGTTTTGCTGTCGGCAAGATCGTCCTGTCGATGACGGCGGCCTATGCGATCGTCTATTTCCGGTTCCGGTTTGCGACGCTTGCCTTCTGGATCATTTTCACCACGCTGCTGCTGCCGCTCGAAGTGCGCATCATGCCGTCTTATGAGGTGATGAGCAAACTCGGCCTCCTGAATTCCTATACCGGCCTCATCGTGCCCCTTCTCGCCTCGGCCACCGGCACCTTCTATTTCCGGCAGTTTTTCAAATCCGTTCCGGAGGAATTGCTGGAAGCCGCCCGCATTGATGGCGCGGGTCCGGTCAAGTTCTTCATCGACATACTCATCCCGCTTTCGCGCACCATGATGGCGGCGATCTTCATCATCATGTTCGTTTATGGCTGGAACCAGTATCTCTGGCCCATGCTGATGACGACGGACGAGAAGTTCTTCACCCTGATGCGCGGCATCAAGTCGATCCTGCAGGTCTGGGTCGGTTCGCAAATTCCCGATTACAACGAAGCTTTCGCGCTCGCCGTCCTGGCCATGCTGCCGCCGGTGCTGATCGTCGTCATCTTCCAGCGCTGGTTCATCAAGGGCCTGACCGAAAGCGATAAATAA